In Mycoplasmopsis maculosa, one genomic interval encodes:
- a CDS encoding aldehyde dehydrogenase family protein, whose amino-acid sequence MIDIKERIKYLKLLKKWITNNRERIYKSLFSDLNKSNLESEISEISPVIHEINLYLKNIKKWAKRKRVKKPIHYIGSNFYKQAFPYGKALLITPWNYPINISLISFINAFGAGNEVLLKPSKFSVNSSSLLKEIANEVFENNYLKVFLGEKEISIKLLEEKIDIIFFTGNSAVGKNIYKKAAEKMIPCILELGGKSPVIVDESANIEKTAKRIIFGKMLNAGQTCVAPDYVYVHKSIKRKLVSALNLQYKNIYGLNSLNNRYLPKIISENHFDRIKKFNLPINYNENRQIEFYIHESNLKDKIMQEEIFAPILPILEFNNLNEVIDNINNNYKSPLALYIFSKNNKNIEQIINNIQSGGVGINDTILQIANNNLGFGGVGNSGIGRYHGKDGFESFSQIRNIVKTNNKWDLNIRYKYLGNEKKKIKKIIKLTKSN is encoded by the coding sequence ATGATAGACATAAAAGAAAGAATTAAATATTTAAAATTATTAAAAAAATGGATAACAAATAATAGAGAAAGAATTTATAAATCCTTGTTTTCAGATTTAAATAAATCAAATTTAGAAAGCGAAATATCAGAAATTTCGCCAGTGATTCATGAAATAAATTTATACTTAAAAAATATTAAAAAATGAGCAAAAAGAAAAAGAGTAAAAAAACCAATTCACTATATAGGAAGTAATTTTTATAAGCAAGCTTTTCCTTATGGAAAAGCATTATTGATTACTCCTTGAAATTATCCTATTAATATATCTCTGATTTCATTTATAAATGCTTTTGGAGCTGGAAATGAAGTTCTGTTAAAACCTTCAAAGTTTTCAGTAAACTCATCTAGTTTATTAAAAGAAATAGCAAATGAAGTTTTTGAAAACAACTATCTAAAAGTATTTTTAGGAGAAAAAGAAATATCTATAAAATTGCTAGAAGAAAAAATTGACATAATATTTTTCACAGGTAATTCAGCAGTAGGTAAAAATATTTATAAAAAAGCAGCGGAAAAAATGATTCCATGTATATTAGAATTAGGAGGCAAATCACCTGTCATAGTTGATGAATCTGCAAATATAGAAAAAACTGCAAAAAGAATTATATTTGGAAAAATGTTAAATGCCGGGCAAACATGTGTTGCGCCTGATTATGTGTATGTTCACAAATCTATTAAAAGAAAACTTGTTTCAGCTTTAAATTTACAATATAAAAATATATATGGTCTTAACTCATTAAATAATAGATACTTACCTAAAATAATTTCAGAAAATCATTTTGATAGGATTAAAAAATTTAATTTACCTATTAATTACAATGAAAATAGACAAATAGAGTTTTATATCCATGAAAGTAATTTAAAGGATAAAATAATGCAAGAAGAAATTTTTGCACCGATTCTTCCTATTTTAGAGTTTAATAATTTAAATGAAGTTATAGATAACATAAATAATAATTATAAATCACCACTAGCACTTTATATTTTTAGTAAAAATAATAAAAATATTGAGCAAATAATTAATAATATACAAAGCGGTGGAGTAGGTATAAATGACACTATTTTGCAAATTGCTAATAATAATTTAGGTTTTGGAGGAGTTGGAAATAGTGGTATAGGCAGATATCATGGAAAAGATGGTTTTGAATCTTTTAGCCAAATAAGAAATATTGTAAAAACTAATAATAAATGAGATTTAAATATTAGATATAAATATTTAGGTAACGAAAAGAAAAAAATTAAAAAAATAATTAAACTTACAAAAAGTAATTAA
- the mgtE gene encoding magnesium transporter produces the protein MSEENNKSKISNSYILEIIEEENSKKAKEIIQDESKENVNKILEELDFEDQYKFLKLLDINSVPHVLTSLSNESQGRILELLTDEWGLLIQIKTAIYTKNFKKARSIVNEFPDADIAELFSELDLQEKLTYLRLLKTDDAASIFSYLDDDIQTELAQSFTEEWGINLLQELQSDELVDVLETLPANVTSKILAYTPSHKRNELNKLLSYNDDEVGSIMSIDISSIPNTYTCEQALAKIRRDYNKNKKELVHYYYVIDGSMKLLGVLTLEDILFAESNQKIDDIYEPVAYVKTSDKKEFAAKIFSEQDMSVLPVVNDHERLIGMITSDDVIDVIQDEATVDMYKIAGIGKDATENEYIKTPWYKILKSRIIWPIILLIIATITQIVLQFVLYKTQIINSSNQEIINSTIITLSFAALIPILNSTSNNSGLQANISVSRALVLGEIDEKTYKKAFLKEFIVALFIGLILGLLNASRLGIYYSVQNNALRSIDLNIVKKYAFIILGSSLAIFISVLLANIIGVALPLILAKMKKDPSNASILVLNTITDIITTLITFGVTYGIIYYI, from the coding sequence ATGAGTGAAGAAAATAATAAAAGTAAAATTTCAAATAGTTATATTTTAGAAATAATAGAAGAAGAAAACTCGAAAAAAGCAAAAGAAATTATTCAAGATGAATCTAAAGAAAACGTTAATAAAATATTAGAAGAATTAGATTTTGAAGATCAATATAAATTTTTAAAATTGTTAGATATAAATTCTGTTCCTCATGTTTTAACTTCACTTTCTAATGAAAGTCAAGGAAGAATATTAGAATTATTAACTGATGAATGAGGTTTATTAATTCAAATTAAAACTGCTATTTATACAAAAAATTTTAAAAAAGCTAGATCAATTGTAAATGAATTTCCTGATGCTGATATTGCTGAATTATTTAGTGAATTAGATTTACAAGAAAAGCTAACTTATTTAAGATTGCTTAAAACAGATGATGCTGCATCAATATTTAGTTATTTAGATGATGATATTCAAACTGAATTAGCACAAAGTTTTACAGAAGAATGAGGAATAAATTTACTTCAAGAGTTACAAAGCGATGAACTTGTTGATGTTTTAGAAACACTTCCAGCAAATGTTACAAGTAAAATATTAGCTTATACTCCTAGTCATAAAAGAAATGAATTAAATAAACTTTTAAGCTATAATGATGATGAAGTAGGAAGTATAATGAGTATTGATATATCAAGTATACCTAATACATACACTTGTGAGCAAGCATTAGCAAAAATAAGACGTGATTATAATAAAAATAAAAAAGAATTAGTTCATTATTATTATGTTATTGACGGATCAATGAAGCTTTTGGGTGTTTTAACTCTTGAAGACATTCTTTTTGCTGAATCAAATCAAAAAATAGATGATATTTATGAACCTGTTGCTTATGTTAAAACTAGTGATAAAAAAGAGTTTGCTGCTAAAATATTTAGTGAACAAGATATGTCAGTTTTACCAGTTGTTAATGATCATGAGCGTCTAATTGGTATGATAACAAGTGATGATGTTATAGATGTTATTCAAGATGAAGCAACTGTTGATATGTATAAAATAGCTGGTATTGGAAAAGATGCAACTGAAAATGAATATATAAAAACACCTTGATATAAAATTTTAAAATCAAGAATAATATGACCAATTATTTTATTAATAATAGCAACAATTACACAAATAGTTTTACAATTTGTTTTATATAAAACACAAATTATTAATTCTTCTAATCAAGAAATTATAAATTCTACAATTATTACACTAAGTTTTGCAGCTTTAATTCCAATTTTAAATAGCACAAGTAATAATTCAGGCTTGCAAGCAAATATATCAGTTTCTAGAGCTTTAGTTTTAGGAGAAATTGACGAAAAAACTTATAAAAAAGCTTTTTTAAAAGAATTTATAGTGGCTTTATTTATAGGATTAATATTAGGGTTATTAAACGCATCTAGACTAGGAATTTATTATAGTGTTCAAAATAATGCTTTAAGAAGTATTGACTTAAATATTGTAAAAAAATATGCTTTTATAATTTTAGGTTCTTCATTAGCTATATTTATTTCTGTTTTATTAGCTAATATTATAGGTGTAGCCTTACCTTTGATATTAGCTAAAATGAAAAAAGATCCTTCTAATGCTTCTATTTTAGTTTTAAATACAATTACAGATATAATAACTACATTAATTACTTTTGGAGTTACATATGGAATCATCTACTATATTTAA
- a CDS encoding diadenylate cyclase, with protein sequence METNQQILIILISIILALIVVVLVIALLPLILNIFKNKLKKTKFNKLGQSSQIRLMNQLREAVEFLSKNKVGALITIENNDNIDNLRTDGIILNANISSSLLISIFNKYSPLHDGAVIIRDNKIYYASTFFKITKKSIDNQYGARHRAAMGISELCDATTIVVSEETGNIKLVKNGTFYNIKIEQFQEQLIKYLKD encoded by the coding sequence ATGGAAACAAATCAACAAATATTGATAATACTTATTTCAATAATACTTGCTTTAATAGTGGTTGTACTAGTTATTGCATTATTGCCATTAATTTTAAATATTTTTAAAAATAAATTGAAAAAAACAAAATTTAATAAATTAGGACAAAGTAGTCAAATTCGACTAATGAATCAACTAAGAGAGGCTGTTGAATTTCTAAGTAAAAACAAAGTAGGAGCTTTAATTACAATAGAAAATAATGATAATATTGATAATTTAAGAACTGATGGAATTATTTTAAACGCAAACATTTCAAGTAGTTTATTAATTTCAATTTTTAATAAATATTCTCCTCTTCATGATGGAGCAGTTATTATAAGGGACAATAAAATATATTATGCTTCAACCTTTTTTAAAATAACAAAAAAATCAATCGATAATCAATATGGTGCTAGACATAGAGCTGCTATGGGTATTAGTGAACTTTGTGATGCTACAACAATTGTTGTTAGTGAAGAAACAGGGAATATAAAACTTGTAAAAAACGGTACATTTTATAATATAAAAATAGAACAGTTCCAAGAACAATTAATTAAATATTTAAAGGATTAA